Genomic window (Maylandia zebra isolate NMK-2024a linkage group LG11, Mzebra_GT3a, whole genome shotgun sequence):
aaaacaaatagaacATTAGAAGTATTACATTATACAACTTTTCTATAAAACATCAGTGCAGCAATAACAACCATGACCTTAGAAGGATGACTGTGCAACATGCCATAAAGAGatttttaaaactcttaaaacaacttaaaactaaaaaaaaatttaaaacttACACCTCCAACTCCACAATGACAGGAAAAGCTTAACTGGAATGACAAATATCGCCCACCTTCCCTCCCCCTTAACATGGGGGATTTGAAACTGCAGCATGTGTGTTGTGGGCATCTAGTTAAAACATCTGAACTCACCTAATACTGTAAAAATCTGTATTTCTACTCCCAAGCCCCATGTTTTTGGATtcgcctttgtgtgtgtgtgtgtgtgtgtgtgtgtgtgtgtgtgtgtgtgtgtgtgtgtgtgtgtgtacattcaGTCCAAAAAGGTATTTTCTGAGCTCTGAGAACAACTCAAATGGCCCATTCAGATTCCTTCTGCTTGCATTCAAATTCCTTCAGCTGAGAAACCAGCTTGCACACCTGTGGAGGAATGAAGTGCCGTTTCTTCCCCTTCTTCTCTGCCTTGGAGCCTCGCTCAGGATTGACCCCAAAGAAAactctgaggaaaaaaaaaaaacaatagtgATATGCAGACAAAGTTTGCACATGTAGTGTGGCTTGACAGGAGTGGAGCAGTTCAATAAAATCCTACATTTGTTTTCTTCAATATGCCCCTATGTGTGAACCTCTCTATCATTCTAGTTGACCATCTGTCTAGAACCCAATGTTGTTGTGGTGCTGGTGCCAGTGGCTAAGCTTATCTCTTCCTTTGTCTTTTCAAGACACATGCATTCACACTGCGCATATACAGAAATGTTTGCAAGGGTGAGAAGTCTGCTTATCACCAACACATGACAGCATGCATCCTCAATGTGTATGCAGGGATATTATAAATGCACAGAACACAGAAGGGGATAGAAAACACAGTTGACATTGTCCTATCAAAAGGTGTAACAGCACATTTGAACACGGACTGTCCTGGGGGTTATTCAAACATGGAGTGGAGAAACTGTGACATTCAGTGCACGTTACACATCAGTACAAGTATTAACATTTGGGCATGAATCCACTATgtagtattttttaaattaatatgttTAGTCTTTccttcggggggggggggggtccctgGAACAACATATTTTGAGTTTGGGGTCTGCAGCCAAAtaaatttcagtttgtgtgtctttgaCACGAATTTTGTGTCAACAATCCATTCtgagaaaaatatgtttttgctcCATTTCCCAACTAGAATCatgttatgtttgttttgttattgaTTGACTTAGGACACTATTTAAAGCAAAAAGCCTGTTACCTGCCCTTTAAAAAGATATGACACATTTATTCCAACAATAGTCTTCAACAGGGAGCTACAAAATCTCTGAACAAATCCATATTCAGGGGGATCATAAGCCAATAACAGCTGATCTAAAAGCTCACAGCATGTGACGACACATTTTGAGCTTGTACATCTCAGACAAACGGGTTTAGTGTAGATTGACAAAAAGCAGGTCAGGTGCAGAAAGGCACGGCAAAGTCACATTTACAAAGTATTTCCAAACAATGAGTGCTTACCTTTGCATGAATTCGAGAGTAAAAGCCATCTCCGGTGGGTATTGGACGTTGCAGACATAAAACATGGAGAAGACGTAGCTCAAGGCCACAATGGGAGAGGTGATGTGGTCATTGACAAGTAACCCATCAACAGCAATCTTGAATTGCTGGTCACCTTAAACACAGATAAAAACCATGtaccatttacaaaaaaaaaataatcctaTATTTTAAGGcaagcaaaacatttctttaataaATATGACACAACAACAGCTTATAACAACAGCTAACAACAGCTTGCTGGGatacaaaaaaagatttaacTACAAACCTCTGATTAGGATGCATGGGGTCACTGGGAGTTCGACTTCAGGATCTGCAGAGATCTGTTTTGGTGACAGACATGATACATGAATTAATGTTTCCAGTGCACACAAACCTGCTGGCAAATTGACTATCTGCTAGTGTCTTCATCAGACAGAGGTAGCCATTATGCACAAACATTAATGTAAATAGTTTATAGATAGAGAGTTTATAGAGAATATCAGCAGCACAATTAGGGGAATCTATACTTCCTACTGTGGTTGGTTACTTGGTTCACCACTGGATGCAAATAATTATCTTGCACACAGTTTAAAATCTACAACATCTACCTCTTTTTTGTGGAAGAGTTTATAAGAGTCTTCCTTGAAGTATTTTGAAATGCCACAGATGAGCTGTATTGGACCTTCGCCCATCTTCATCCCTTTGGAGTCAAGGAAGTCATTgatccccttttcttttttggaaagttcctgttcaaggttcaaggtgtTAATTTTGTACAAGTACATAAGACTAACACTCATTTTCGTTTGGAGCTATGGAGagaattttgaaaaaaataaaaataaaaatgaattatttcattttcatttgcaacCTGTTCTGTTTTGATCTCAAATGTCCTGCTTTTTTGGTTGTCACTTCCTGATTTTTGGTCTCAAATCTATTCCATTTGATTGTTCATCCAAGTTATTCTATTTGATTGGTTGCCAGTTTATCTTTTTTGGTCTCAACTCTCTTTTTGGTTGCAAATCTTTTTCTGATTGATTAATAAAGACAAAATTCTCTCCATATGGAGCAGCACAGCACaatcataataataacaataacaacacaccTGTGCCAGCTTGTTTTGTACAGAGAAGCCAAGGAGTTTAGATGCATGATCAAACGGGTGAGGAACTTCAAACAGGAACGGCCACTCGTCCTTTACAACGGCAATAGTGGTATCATCATCGTTGAGGATTTCACGTTGAATGGGATATGTTTCAGTCATCAATTTTCGAACAGATGACTCCTAAAGATATGAGGCAGTTAGACAAACAGTCGAACAGTTAGTCAAACTAaccaattaaaataataaaatagggTATCAATTTCAATTGACTATGGGCATAGTGATCTACAGACGATCTACAATTTCACAATGTGTCCTAAATTGTACTTGGACCCAGACCTTATCGCATTACTCCTGCTAtatactattgctgtgtgaatgGTTGTATGTCTAGATGGTGGACTGTAGGAACCGAATTGCCCTTCGAGGATTAATAAAGCTTTCTGTATCTGTAATGGATGATTGCAGACCCACCTGAAGATCCTGGGTTTGAAAGGCACGTTTCAACTCATCTCGTTTAGACAGCAGGTCTTCTCTACACACGGCCCCCTCAATGATTGGATCCCACGCCACACATCCATACAGATCTGAATTCCTGGGCCTTTTCTTTGTTGAATTTTCACCCCCTGCTTGCCTCTTCAGTGAGCTTTGTGGcctcttcatattttcaattcTGTGTTCCAGCTGACGAAAGAGAGTTTCAGAACCATCTTTTGCAAAAGGTTTGTTTCCAAACGGCTCTGTCAGCTTGAAGGAGGCAGGATATTGTCCTACAATCATACTGGCGAGTTCCCTCAGCTTTTGTCTACCAGGTCTTCCTGGGTGTTTATGGAGGTAATCTTCAGCGACGATCCGAACCATCTCTCGTCTGTCTTTCCCCATTATGTACTTTTTTTCACGCAACTCATCCATGACTTTTGAGGGAAATTTGTGCCATGGTACAGAATATGTGTCTTGGGATGGGGAGTCGGCTGTCTCAGGTGGTGTTGAGGGCAGCTGAAACCTCTGTGGTTCAGGTGTTGATGAGGGGCCAGGCCGGGTGAACTGCGGTGGAGTTTGTGAATCTATGGATGACATGACAAACATCTCCATAAATTAAACACATCACAATTGTTGCAAATCAATTAATACATTGGTCCTCAATGTCCAGTTTGGGTCAACCAGGAATACAAATGGACCTAATTATGAAAACCAATTATAGAGTAATTATTGCCATGTACAGCTGATGGcaacttttttttgcatttttggaaTAAACCTTTGTAGTTTCAGAAAACTTGCATTAAAACAGAGGGGCAAAAACTCACCTGCTTCCAATGCTTTGACAGCTCTGACGAATCTTTTGCACTGAATGAATGGCAGAGTGTCTTTAATGTCCTCCGGGTCCACAAGGCTCAGGTCATCTACAGAGAGAACTCCTAATTCCTCCAGTTTAGCCATGAGTGTATCCATCTGATCGCTACTGAGCGATGGCATTGCTTTCTTGACATAGTTTTTCACAAGTTCCATGTTGGTGTGTGTTTAAGAGGAATGAGCCACCGAGTACCTCTCTGGTAAGAATAAAGTGGATGATAATCAGCAAGTTTGTTCAAATCATGGCAACTGAACAGGTCAGAAGCATTTTCATCAAGTTCATAGAGTCCAAGCTCAGGTATCCAGCTGGCAGTTTTCCCTCGAAGCAAAAGTAGGACAGTAGTTTCATTTTTTACAAAAATGCTTGCTATTTGTCCTAACTGCAGTAGTCCTTTTGTGTAGCTCAGTAAGACCAGCATTCCATTTGCATATGTAGTGCCTTTAACCTGCACACTCTCTGTGACAACTGAGTTACTTGAGTTCAAATCAAATTCTCCAACCACTGTCTTTATGGTACCACTTTAAGGTACCACAAGACTGATAAGCCTGAAGCAACTGGTGCCGTTCAGCCAGAGACTTGGTTACATTTATGAAGTTCTTACTTGCTCTAATGCACCTTTTAAAATAAGAATGTTTTGATTCAAAGCGCATTGTCCAAGTATATATGAGTGGGCCAAATTGTAAAGTCAAGTGTGCATAGTGAAGCAGATAGTGGTGTTTTGGTCTAAGTTGAACTCTTGGAAACAGCTCTTGCCTCAATTCCACATACAGTTCAATCAGTCCCTTCATGAAAGCAATCTGCAACTCTGAGAGCCGAGGTGCACAGACAAATTCAACAAGCTCCCTCAGAAGTAGTACAAGTCCCCATACTTCATTATCAGCATCTTCAATTGTGTCATGCACCAAAACAGGCAAGAATTTCAAAAGCCACCTGTTTTGGGCTGCATGTCCTCCAAGCCTGGCTCCTGTAGTGGGAATAGTGTTTAGCTTGTCGCTGCTTTCACCAGGAAATGATTTGATTCTTTCATTAAGAACCTCATAACTGAACCACTTTTGTGTTCTGATTAAGAACTGCAAAAACAATGCCAAATCATAATCTACTACCCCCTCAAACAGATCATGAGCTAAACAAGCTGGTAAGCCTGgctgacacacatgaaagtTGGACAGTTTGTTGAAAACACTGTCACATTTAACACCGTGATGAGTGTGTACTTCATTGTTACTTTCCAGAAACCGCACAGTCTCATTATGATCAGCTGGATTTCTATGAGTGAAAACTGTGAGAGGGTTCGACTGAAATTCACTTTTTGTTGCCAAACAGTATCTGCAGAAATATTGAGCTGTGCTGAAATTTTCTGTAAAGCCACCAATCATGTGGGAGCCCAGATTATCGCCCATTATGCACGCAACAGTgcctttatatatttttccattgaAAGATATGCCCCTTTCCTCCAGCTCACACAAGTCTGACACTAGCTTATTGAAAATCTTATCCATTCCAAAGTATTTGCAATCTTTCTCTACACAGAGTAATGCCAACTGTATCTGATCAACAGTTGATCGTTGGTGTGGATGAAAATTTCCAAGTGTGAAGTAGACAGCCAATACTTTATGCTTTGTCTTGGCAGATCCGAGTGGATTAGCCACCTCAAAAGCATCCTGAAAGAGCATTACCTTTAAACTGTCTGGGTCTGAGGAAAACATGGCATTGGATTTGATGGCCCACCCATCAGTGACATCACACAGTACATCATCTTCAGAATTTGAACTAGGACTGTGCTGATCTAAACCTTGCTGTTTCAGAATTACTTTGAGGGTTTCCAGTATTGGGATGTAATGATAGTGCCTCTTCTGGCCACTGCGATTGCGTCCAAGAAAGACTTCAACAGGTTCAACATAGTCATAGTGTGACTTGTAATATTTCAGCCTCTTGTGTTGCGTAGTTAAATGACCCTTTTCATGTAATGCCTTGTGCATAGGGCTCTGCTCGTATATACTATTCCCAAGAGATGTTACAGTCTCCTTTGGAACACCATACTGCCCCAGTTCACAGGCTAGTGCATCCACAGTATATTCCTGTTGAATATCACTTATAGTTCTCATTTCATTTGCTATTTCTGTTATTGTGGAGGCTGGAACCAAATATTTTGCCTGTAAACCCAAGTAAAACTGAGCAAGACTCTCTGTGAAGTTGTCTTTCACTTGATCACTGCAGAAATTATCACTTTGTTCTGCATCAATGTTAAAACTTTCAGGTTCTTCAGGTGATCCTTCACCTTGGAAAGACCGTTCTGTTAGTTCACATATATGAACTGGGGCTATCTTGGTAACATCCCACCCTTTATGGTATCTGGAAATATGCGTTAAAAATGATGACTTTACATTGAATGTCTTAGAACATCCATCAAAGGGACATGTTACAGTCAAACCCTCATCTATGTGACCACTCAAATGACACTTTAAAGTTTTAAGATCATCATATTCACTGCTGCAAAAATTAAACAAGCACCTTAACTGTACAGACACATTACGGTTCCATGTTTGTGTGCTCCTTCTGTCTACATGAGCTCGTGACATATGCACAGCAAGGCTACTGTATGTGTTAAACTTCCTTCTGCAATCCCTATGGCCACATAAAAAagatacattattattatttctgtgtGTTCGGCAGTGTTTCAAGTAATCAGTCGAAGACCGAGCGTTAAAGCCACAAATGTTACAAGTCAACATTTTTAAGAGATTGAATTTGCCAATTGAAGGATAGCCAGAATCAGAACAGAATCAATATGAAAACAATAAATTTATATCAGCACAGTGAAGCACATTCACTTTTCAGGTACCTTCAAATAAGTAATCTGCGTTGGGCTGCATGGGCCACTCTCTTTGGGCTGCAATGTTTTCTGCAATGAAATCTGATTCTACTTAACTATCACCCCTTTTAATTATTACCATGTTCAGTTGCATGCTAACGTAACACAGCGAGCtataacaatacacacatgtggctaatttacacacacacacacacacacacacaagcgcgCGCATCCAACTTATGGGCTAACGTTAACTTTAGTTGGGCAAACCACGCTTCAAAATAACGCAAAACCCACACATTCAAATGttaccatgaaacacacacgGCTACCAACTGACTATCGAGACCAAATTTCATGtaagagggagggaaaaaatgGTTTTTGACGTACTTACGAAGCGCAGGCGGCTGGCTAATGCTAACGCAGCTAGCAGCAAACGTCcactcacatacacaccacTACCAACTGCCTATCGAGACCAATTTAATGTACGAGGGGGAACAAGGTGGCACTCAATTCTCATTCTCATTCCACACAACCAACCTGTTTCCAACTTTCCTTGTGACTTGCAGAAATTTAGGTAGGCACTGACC
Coding sequences:
- the LOC112435572 gene encoding uncharacterized protein LOC112435572 isoform X2, with product MELVKNYVKKAMPSLSSDQMDTLMAKLEELGVLSVDDLSLVDPEDIKDTLPFIQCKRFVRAVKALEADSQTPPQFTRPGPSSTPEPQRFQLPSTPPETADSPSQDTYSVPWHKFPSKVMDELREKKYIMGKDRREMVRIVAEDYLHKHPGRPGRQKLRELASMIVGQYPASFKLTEPFGNKPFAKDGSETLFRQLEHRIENMKRPQSSLKRQAGGENSTKKRPRNSDLYGCVAWDPIIEGAVCREDLLSKRDELKRAFQTQDLQESSVRKLMTETYPIQREILNDDDTTIAVVKDEWPFLFEVPHPFDHASKLLGFSVQNKLAQELSKKEKGINDFLDSKGMKMGEGPIQLICGISKYFKEDSYKLFHKKEISADPEVELPVTPCILIRGDQQFKIAVDGLLVNDHITSPIVALSYVFSMFYVCNVQYPPEMAFTLEFMQRVFFGVNPERGSKAEKKGKKRHFIPPQKGQPLVAELCLSV
- the LOC112435572 gene encoding uncharacterized protein LOC112435572 isoform X3 translates to MELVKNYVKKAMPSLSSDQMDTLMAKLEELGVLSVDDLSLVDPEDIKDTLPFIQCKRFVRAVKALEADSQTPPQFTRPGPSSTPEPQRFQLPSTPPETADSPSQDTYSVPWHKFPSKVMDELREKKYIMGKDRREMVRIVAEDYLHKHPGRPGRQKLRELASMIVGQYPASFKLTEPFGNKPFAKDGSETLFRQLEHRIENMKRPQSSLKRQAGGENSTKKRPRNSDLYGCVAWDPIIEGAVCREDLLSKRDELKRAFQTQDLQESSVRKLMTETYPIQREILNDDDTTIAVVKDEWPFLFEVPHPFDHASKLLGFSVQNKLAQISADPEVELPVTPCILIRGDQQFKIAVDGLLVNDHITSPIVALSYVFSMFYVCNVQYPPEMAFTLEFMQRVFFGVNPERGSKAEKKGKKRHFIPPQVCKLVSQLKEFECKQKESEWAI
- the LOC112435572 gene encoding uncharacterized protein LOC112435572 isoform X1, producing MELVKNYVKKAMPSLSSDQMDTLMAKLEELGVLSVDDLSLVDPEDIKDTLPFIQCKRFVRAVKALEADSQTPPQFTRPGPSSTPEPQRFQLPSTPPETADSPSQDTYSVPWHKFPSKVMDELREKKYIMGKDRREMVRIVAEDYLHKHPGRPGRQKLRELASMIVGQYPASFKLTEPFGNKPFAKDGSETLFRQLEHRIENMKRPQSSLKRQAGGENSTKKRPRNSDLYGCVAWDPIIEGAVCREDLLSKRDELKRAFQTQDLQESSVRKLMTETYPIQREILNDDDTTIAVVKDEWPFLFEVPHPFDHASKLLGFSVQNKLAQELSKKEKGINDFLDSKGMKMGEGPIQLICGISKYFKEDSYKLFHKKEISADPEVELPVTPCILIRGDQQFKIAVDGLLVNDHITSPIVALSYVFSMFYVCNVQYPPEMAFTLEFMQRVFFGVNPERGSKAEKKGKKRHFIPPQVCKLVSQLKEFECKQKESEWAI